From a single Patescibacteria group bacterium genomic region:
- a CDS encoding glycosyltransferase yields the protein MKNKKPLVSIVMPVYNAGNFLLEAIESLQNQTYQNWELIMVDDRSTDNSWEILKNLTKEDKRIKIYQVKKHCGVAFAANLALKKVKGDLIARMDADDISLPWRIEKQVKFLQNHPETIALGGQCELINQEGETIGKKEFPLDNAKIKKMIFWSIPLQQPTLIVNRKLLPKNFKWYEKKFNVAEEVELLFKLFQYGEVFNLPETVLLYRIHGKNTSLQNPKRTFLLTFKTRIKAISKYSYQPTISGFFLNLIQFFLIILLPNKWIFPIYSFLRGMKRVSLAVLPKPFLLQKRAQIS from the coding sequence ATGAAAAACAAAAAGCCATTAGTCTCCATTGTGATGCCGGTTTATAATGCCGGTAATTTTTTGCTAGAAGCAATTGAAAGTCTTCAAAACCAAACTTACCAAAACTGGGAATTAATTATGGTTGATGATCGTTCAACTGACAATTCCTGGGAAATTCTAAAAAATTTAACTAAAGAAGATAAAAGAATTAAAATCTACCAAGTTAAAAAACACTGTGGGGTTGCTTTTGCTGCCAATTTAGCTTTGAAAAAAGTCAAGGGAGATTTGATTGCCCGAATGGATGCTGATGATATTAGTTTACCCTGGCGAATTGAAAAGCAAGTAAAATTCCTCCAAAATCACCCTGAAACCATTGCTTTGGGCGGTCAATGTGAACTTATTAACCAAGAAGGTGAGACCATTGGCAAAAAAGAATTTCCGCTTGATAATGCCAAGATTAAAAAAATGATTTTTTGGAGTATTCCTTTACAGCAACCGACCTTAATAGTTAACCGAAAACTCTTACCTAAAAATTTCAAATGGTATGAAAAGAAATTCAATGTCGCTGAAGAAGTTGAATTACTATTCAAACTTTTTCAATACGGTGAAGTCTTTAATTTACCTGAAACTGTTTTACTTTACAGAATTCATGGCAAAAATACTTCTCTCCAAAATCCAAAGAGAACCTTTCTTTTAACTTTTAAAACCAGAATAAAAGCCATCTCAAAATATAGCTATCAACCAACCATTTCTGGCTTTTTTTTAAATCTAATCCAATTTTTTTTAATTATCCTGTTGCCAAATAAATGGATTTTCCCTATTTATTCATTTTTAAGAGGTATGAAAAGAGTCAGTCTTGCCGTTTTGCCTAAACCTTTCCTTCTTCAAAAAAGAGCCCAAATATCTTAA
- a CDS encoding sortase — METKYITHQEGESFVIYDSRLAKKSQSKKKLGFLLLNLSLIGMLLFLIPILIGELKYRTKQISNQPQIKYSRFGQLLSLDQKGILSPADWSFSLIIPGIQLNTKVIDMVDISNQNEYETALKEGVAHAKGTAYPDQEGTVYLFGHSTDYPWNITRYSAYLYPLKYLEENEEVILIYQGKNYDYRVTEKKIASANELEYLTSEDNQSRLIIQTCWPPGTVWKRLIVIAKPIRDLTNSIL, encoded by the coding sequence ATGGAAACAAAATATATTACTCATCAAGAAGGCGAGAGTTTTGTTATCTATGATTCTCGTTTGGCTAAAAAGTCTCAATCAAAAAAGAAACTAGGTTTTCTTTTGCTTAATCTTTCTTTGATTGGCATGCTTCTTTTTCTAATTCCTATTCTGATTGGGGAACTAAAATATCGGACCAAGCAAATTTCCAACCAGCCCCAAATCAAATACAGCCGCTTTGGTCAGCTTCTTTCTTTAGACCAAAAAGGGATTCTTTCCCCAGCTGATTGGTCTTTTAGTCTGATTATTCCTGGAATTCAACTCAATACCAAGGTCATCGACATGGTTGATATCAGTAATCAAAATGAATACGAAACCGCTCTTAAAGAAGGTGTCGCTCACGCTAAAGGTACGGCTTACCCTGATCAAGAAGGCACTGTCTATCTTTTTGGTCACTCAACTGATTATCCTTGGAACATTACTCGCTACAGTGCTTATCTTTATCCTCTTAAATATTTAGAGGAAAATGAGGAAGTGATTCTTATCTATCAAGGAAAAAATTACGATTATCGAGTTACCGAGAAAAAGATTGCTAGTGCCAATGAATTGGAATATCTGACCTCTGAGGACAATCAATCCAGATTAATTATTCAAACCTGCTGGCCACCGGGAACAGTCTGGAAAAGATTGATTGTTATTGCCAAACCAATTAGGGACTTGACAAATAGTATCCTATAA